One region of Micromonospora lupini genomic DNA includes:
- a CDS encoding shikimate dehydrogenase, producing the protein MTRTVVARRAAVLGKPIAHSLSPVIHTAGYAAAGLAGWSYTRIECAAAELPALVAGLGPEWAGLSVTMPGKEAALAVADAASPVAVAVGAANTLVRRPDGSWYADNTDVGGMVEVLTGAGVVPGAALTVLGAGGTARAALAAAARLACSSVSVVARRPEAVDELRPVAAALGIALTVGAWADAPRHLAAADVVVSTVPKGVADPLAGAVTWRSGAVFFDALYDPWPTPMAAAALGAGLRVVSGLDLLLAQAVGQFEQFTGVVAPRAAMAAALAAAPVA; encoded by the coding sequence ATGACGCGGACCGTGGTGGCCCGTCGGGCCGCGGTGCTGGGCAAACCCATCGCGCACTCGCTGTCCCCGGTGATCCACACCGCCGGCTACGCCGCCGCCGGGCTCGCCGGCTGGTCGTACACCCGGATCGAGTGCGCGGCAGCGGAGCTGCCGGCCCTGGTCGCCGGCCTGGGCCCGGAGTGGGCCGGGCTGTCGGTGACCATGCCGGGCAAGGAGGCGGCGCTCGCCGTGGCCGACGCCGCGTCGCCGGTCGCCGTCGCCGTCGGCGCGGCCAACACGTTGGTACGCCGACCGGACGGCTCCTGGTACGCGGACAACACCGACGTCGGCGGCATGGTCGAGGTGCTCACCGGGGCCGGAGTGGTGCCCGGCGCCGCCCTGACAGTCCTCGGCGCGGGGGGAACGGCTCGCGCCGCGCTCGCCGCCGCCGCGCGGCTGGCCTGCTCGTCGGTAAGCGTGGTGGCCCGCCGGCCGGAGGCGGTCGACGAGCTGCGTCCGGTGGCGGCCGCGCTGGGCATCGCGCTGACTGTTGGCGCCTGGGCGGACGCGCCTCGGCATCTCGCGGCCGCCGACGTGGTCGTCTCCACTGTGCCGAAGGGGGTCGCCGATCCACTGGCCGGTGCCGTGACCTGGCGGTCGGGGGCGGTGTTCTTCGACGCGCTCTACGATCCGTGGCCCACGCCGATGGCCGCGGCCGCCCTCGGGGCCGGCCTGCGGGTGGTGTCCGGATTGGACCTGCTGCTCGCCCAGGCGGTCGGGCAGTTCGAGCAGTTCACCGGCGTGGTCGCGCCGAGGGCGGCGATGGCCGCCGCGCTGGCGGCCGCACCCGTCGCCTGA
- the ruvX gene encoding Holliday junction resolvase RuvX, protein MSGFTRGVRIGVDVGQVRVGVSRSDPDGVLATPLVTLARDLTAAPDAVPSDIAQLVALVAEHEAVEVVVGLPVNLAGKHGPAAVGVKAYADRLVDVIAPVPVTLTDERMSTVVASRRLAERGVRGKRQRAVVDQAAAVEILQSWLDAQRRRT, encoded by the coding sequence GTGAGCGGGTTCACACGGGGTGTTCGCATCGGCGTGGACGTCGGCCAGGTGCGGGTCGGGGTGTCCCGCTCGGATCCGGACGGGGTGCTGGCCACGCCGCTTGTCACCCTCGCCCGCGATCTCACCGCCGCGCCGGACGCGGTGCCGAGCGACATTGCCCAGCTCGTGGCGTTGGTGGCCGAACACGAGGCGGTCGAGGTTGTCGTCGGCCTTCCGGTCAATCTGGCCGGCAAACACGGTCCCGCGGCGGTCGGGGTGAAGGCGTACGCTGACCGACTGGTCGACGTGATAGCGCCCGTACCGGTAACGCTTACCGACGAGAGGATGTCGACCGTGGTCGCTTCTCGTAGGCTTGCCGAACGTGGCGTCCGAGGTAAACGTCAACGTGCGGTTGTCGACCAGGCGGCCGCGGTGGAGATCCTGCAGAGCTGGCTGGACGCGCAGCGGAGGCGGACGTAA
- a CDS encoding lipopolysaccharide biosynthesis protein — MTAATRPPAGAGPDGPRRKPPDAVGTVDIGAAETRRSARSGVAGLLGAATSGLFGFVLAVVITRGYGTTGAGAFFAAIGVVTVATAVCTLGAETGLMWALPRRRLGVRGDAAQVLPVALIPPLLAGLVVAAVGAQSADALAPRLLRGSGEHGDALLTLTFAAVPVVVAMTLLLAALRCVRSIRAYVGVQFLLLPVARPALVGAAALAGGGLLAGMTGWLVPAALALLACLTLVAGPLGLGRGAALRPVRADWSTFWRFALPRAASAAIDAGSMWVGVLLTSVLAGPADAGVFGAVGRYVLAGQLAMQGLRVAVSPQLSRLLGRGERAAAAAVHRQLTTWGLVLSWPVYVLLAVFALAFLQLFGPEFTAGVPAMTVLALAMLVNTGVGNVQSLLLMGGRSGLHLVSTVAGLTVTVSLGLWLIPGHGATGAAFAWAAGIATENLTAAAFARAVVAEPLVDAATLRAAAATLGGVGLAAGVGVLAGGRGLPGLAVALGVLLAGCVGMLTLPRVRAGIRVTMRQIRGSDDAATAAGSAPESTRGR, encoded by the coding sequence ATGACCGCCGCCACCCGGCCGCCGGCCGGCGCCGGCCCCGACGGGCCGCGCCGCAAGCCGCCCGACGCCGTCGGCACTGTCGACATCGGCGCGGCCGAGACCCGCCGCAGCGCACGCAGCGGCGTGGCCGGGCTGCTCGGCGCGGCCACCAGCGGACTGTTCGGCTTCGTGCTGGCCGTGGTTATCACCCGGGGGTACGGGACGACAGGCGCGGGCGCGTTCTTCGCCGCGATCGGCGTGGTCACCGTGGCCACCGCGGTCTGCACGCTGGGCGCGGAGACCGGTCTGATGTGGGCGCTGCCCCGGCGTCGTCTCGGCGTCCGGGGCGACGCGGCCCAGGTGCTACCGGTGGCGCTGATCCCACCGCTGCTGGCCGGGCTCGTGGTCGCCGCCGTGGGAGCGCAGAGCGCCGACGCGCTCGCCCCTCGACTGCTGCGGGGCTCGGGCGAGCACGGCGACGCGTTGTTGACGCTCACCTTCGCCGCCGTGCCGGTGGTGGTGGCGATGACCCTGCTGCTGGCCGCGCTGCGCTGCGTGCGATCCATCCGCGCGTACGTCGGCGTGCAGTTCCTCCTGCTGCCGGTGGCCCGCCCGGCGCTTGTCGGCGCCGCCGCGCTGGCCGGCGGCGGCCTGCTCGCCGGGATGACCGGCTGGCTGGTGCCGGCGGCGCTGGCGCTGCTGGCCTGCCTCACCCTGGTGGCAGGCCCGCTCGGCCTGGGCCGGGGCGCGGCGCTGCGACCGGTCCGGGCCGACTGGTCGACGTTCTGGCGTTTCGCGCTGCCCCGGGCCGCCTCGGCGGCCATCGACGCGGGCAGCATGTGGGTGGGGGTGCTGCTGACGTCGGTGCTTGCCGGGCCGGCCGACGCGGGCGTCTTCGGCGCGGTCGGTCGGTACGTGCTGGCCGGTCAGCTCGCCATGCAGGGGTTGCGGGTGGCGGTGTCGCCGCAGCTGTCCCGGCTGCTGGGGCGTGGTGAGCGGGCCGCCGCGGCGGCCGTGCACCGGCAGTTGACGACCTGGGGGCTGGTGCTGTCCTGGCCGGTGTACGTGCTGCTCGCGGTGTTCGCGCTCGCGTTCCTGCAGCTGTTCGGCCCGGAGTTCACCGCAGGCGTGCCGGCGATGACTGTGCTCGCGCTGGCGATGCTCGTGAACACCGGCGTGGGCAACGTGCAGAGCCTGCTGCTGATGGGCGGGCGCAGCGGCCTGCACCTGGTCTCCACGGTGGCCGGGCTCACCGTGACCGTCTCGCTCGGGCTCTGGCTGATCCCCGGGCACGGCGCGACGGGCGCCGCGTTCGCCTGGGCCGCCGGCATCGCCACCGAGAACCTCACCGCGGCGGCGTTCGCCCGTGCGGTGGTCGCCGAGCCGCTTGTCGACGCCGCGACGCTGCGCGCGGCGGCGGCCACCCTCGGCGGTGTCGGCCTCGCGGCGGGTGTCGGCGTGCTGGCCGGGGGCCGTGGCCTGCCCGGCCTGGCAGTGGCGCTGGGCGTGCTGCTTGCCGGTTGCGTCGGCATGTTGACGTTGCCCCGGGTGCGCGCCGGCATCCGGGTGACCATGAGGCAGATCCGTGGGTCGGACGACGCGGCCACGGCCGCCGGGTCGGCCCCGGAATCGACGAGAGGCAGGTGA
- a CDS encoding glycosyl hydrolase, translating to MTRHGLHRITRLRNGPRRKAIAIGVVGGAVVAGIVATMMPLLASDDLSIRAVADTTATVVTQDGDNATKTTLATCPARCDGNPRGGREAVVEFAVTTVPAAAVNVRATLRMHAWQQFAATVTAHASALSARETRPTPATAGAALDTVTGVAKGVNEWDVSKLVTGNGTWTVSLAQTGLETRVYWGSVENRNPDLRPSLVISYDLGTPPSSTPTTRPTPPPSPSAPPTTAAPKPTPTVAPSRTPTPTGSPELPSGKCGQVSDTLVPSCGAWWGMYSPANAGSGWDHGKAIANVEAQVGRKFDIVHRYHDFSNAGSNGAFPDAYESQQMREGRLMFFAWESRDFSAGTTLKWSDVYSGRQDATIDAVAGRIRAAKVPVFLGFDHEPEDEPNKGSDADFVRAWKYVYERFAKAGADNAVWVWTMMGWSGHYSRYAGLYPGDRYVDWVAYDPYNFHVCNGSTVWKSPSTTVDGFYRWLDENGIGAGKPRMLAEFGTNFNSADKGAKQRWFQEFPAALKAHPKIKAAIYFNSPGMTTRTATCDMTMNHDASAVAGFTQAGKDAYLRQPTGGSR from the coding sequence TTGACCAGGCATGGACTGCACCGCATCACCCGGCTCCGCAACGGTCCCCGGCGCAAGGCGATCGCGATCGGCGTGGTCGGGGGTGCGGTGGTGGCCGGCATCGTGGCCACCATGATGCCGCTGCTGGCCAGCGACGATCTGTCGATCCGCGCGGTGGCCGACACCACCGCGACGGTGGTGACCCAGGACGGCGACAACGCCACCAAGACGACCCTGGCGACCTGCCCGGCGCGTTGCGACGGCAACCCGCGTGGTGGCCGGGAGGCGGTCGTCGAGTTCGCCGTGACCACAGTTCCGGCCGCCGCCGTCAACGTCCGGGCGACGTTGCGTATGCACGCCTGGCAGCAGTTCGCCGCCACGGTGACGGCGCACGCCTCGGCGTTGAGCGCCCGCGAGACGCGCCCGACCCCGGCGACGGCGGGGGCCGCGCTGGACACCGTGACCGGCGTGGCCAAGGGCGTCAACGAGTGGGACGTCTCCAAGCTGGTCACCGGCAACGGCACCTGGACGGTGTCGCTCGCCCAGACCGGCCTCGAGACACGCGTCTACTGGGGGTCGGTCGAGAACCGCAACCCGGACCTGCGGCCCAGCCTGGTGATCAGCTACGACCTCGGCACCCCGCCGTCGTCGACGCCGACGACCCGTCCGACGCCGCCGCCCTCGCCGAGCGCGCCGCCGACCACCGCCGCGCCCAAGCCCACGCCGACGGTCGCGCCGTCCCGCACGCCCACGCCCACGGGTAGCCCGGAACTTCCGTCCGGCAAGTGCGGCCAGGTGTCGGACACACTCGTCCCCTCCTGCGGCGCCTGGTGGGGGATGTACTCACCCGCCAACGCGGGCAGTGGCTGGGACCACGGCAAGGCCATCGCGAACGTCGAGGCGCAGGTCGGGCGCAAGTTCGACATCGTGCACCGCTACCACGACTTCTCCAACGCCGGCAGCAACGGCGCCTTCCCCGACGCGTACGAGTCGCAGCAGATGCGCGAGGGGCGGCTGATGTTCTTCGCCTGGGAGTCGCGCGACTTCTCCGCCGGTACGACGCTGAAGTGGTCCGATGTCTACAGTGGCCGGCAGGACGCCACGATCGACGCGGTCGCCGGCCGCATCCGGGCCGCCAAGGTGCCGGTGTTCCTGGGCTTCGACCACGAGCCGGAGGACGAGCCGAACAAGGGCAGCGACGCCGACTTCGTCCGCGCCTGGAAGTACGTGTACGAGCGGTTCGCCAAGGCCGGCGCGGACAACGCGGTCTGGGTGTGGACGATGATGGGCTGGTCCGGGCACTACTCCCGGTACGCCGGCCTGTACCCCGGCGACCGGTACGTCGACTGGGTGGCCTATGACCCGTACAACTTCCACGTCTGCAACGGCAGCACCGTGTGGAAGAGCCCGAGCACGACTGTGGACGGCTTCTACCGGTGGCTCGACGAGAACGGCATCGGGGCCGGCAAGCCGCGGATGCTCGCCGAGTTCGGCACGAACTTCAACTCCGCCGACAAGGGAGCCAAGCAGCGCTGGTTCCAGGAGTTCCCGGCGGCCCTGAAGGCTCACCCGAAGATCAAGGCAGCCATCTACTTCAATTCGCCGGGCATGACCACCCGCACGGCGACCTGTGACATGACGATGAACCACGACGCGTCCGCAGTGGCCGGCTTCACGCAGGCCGGCAAGGACGCGTACCTGCGGCAGCCCACCGGAGGGAGCCGCTGA
- a CDS encoding acyltransferase, which translates to MVGAAGIRAKRAVHLVFALKRAWYRLRYRRLTLGRDVEIRGRIRLRRGVRVSIGDRSRLNKLVRFAGPGEVRIGADCLLNATWIGTWTSVTVGDRCLLSDCELLDNDFHNLPPEQRHAPPGPATRAPIVLEENVWIGAHALVLKGVRVGRDSVVGAATVVRTDVPPGVVVVGNPQQTVKKFHD; encoded by the coding sequence TTGGTCGGCGCTGCTGGCATCCGCGCGAAACGCGCCGTGCACCTGGTCTTCGCGCTCAAACGCGCCTGGTACAGGCTGCGCTACCGGCGGCTCACGCTCGGCCGGGACGTGGAGATCCGAGGCCGGATCCGGCTGCGCCGGGGCGTACGGGTCAGCATCGGCGACCGGAGCCGGCTCAACAAACTGGTCCGCTTCGCCGGCCCCGGCGAGGTACGCATCGGCGCCGACTGTCTGCTCAACGCCACCTGGATCGGCACCTGGACGTCGGTGACTGTGGGAGACCGGTGCCTGCTGTCCGATTGCGAGCTTCTCGACAACGACTTCCACAACCTGCCGCCCGAGCAGCGGCACGCCCCACCCGGCCCGGCCACGCGTGCCCCGATCGTCCTCGAGGAGAACGTGTGGATCGGCGCGCACGCCCTCGTCCTCAAGGGGGTCCGCGTCGGCCGGGACAGCGTCGTGGGCGCGGCGACTGTGGTGCGCACCGACGTGCCGCCGGGCGTCGTCGTCGTCGGCAATCCTCAACAGACGGTGAAGAAGTTCCATGACTGA
- a CDS encoding lipopolysaccharide biosynthesis protein, which yields MTDATPASWPTDSPSSGTARSVTLTDLLRVPMHRLRLVVAVALVGLLAALGYVLLVPAAVSASAVVAVRPVVTDAFTPSGAGADRAVNMNVESGLATGTQVVQRLADAVDGEPREIRNALEVEVPTGGQILRFTYQARDAQRAVQGANLAAQAYLDVRRTMYEQQRAEMLRSYDASITKVAAQQTAVQKRVSSAKGTAAGDAALAELSGINNQLTQLNSSRTEIAAVDVNPGWITQTAERALATSAGHRPLYLVAGLLGGALIGVVLAYAWESTDRRVRSVSDGRDATGLPLLGTVRRPAFRGSPRAVDADIRYVAMAVAERVRQPTRVALVTAREDATALTAGLAVALAADGREVFVADDSGRSERLRAAVLADRGRLPIDPSRPPVPKPRPAGAPSPAGATAEGPAPRRPSPHPPGARPSTDPDATLTLPRVASAPENGRPASAEEVTVGVGSVRFGTWRQGADHGLVLFNAPPAESDERGVAVARQGSAVVVVERDRTRQSDLRRLVERLRAAGVTPLGFVLTRNGRA from the coding sequence ATGACTGACGCGACGCCCGCCTCCTGGCCGACGGACAGCCCGTCCTCCGGCACCGCCCGTTCCGTCACGCTCACCGACCTGCTGCGGGTGCCGATGCACCGGCTGCGGCTGGTGGTCGCGGTCGCCCTGGTCGGCCTGCTCGCCGCCCTCGGCTACGTGCTGCTCGTCCCGGCGGCGGTGAGCGCGAGCGCTGTGGTGGCGGTCCGCCCGGTGGTCACCGACGCCTTCACACCCAGCGGTGCGGGCGCCGACCGCGCCGTCAACATGAACGTGGAGAGCGGCCTCGCCACCGGCACCCAGGTGGTCCAGCGCCTCGCCGACGCCGTCGACGGCGAGCCGCGCGAGATCCGCAACGCCCTCGAAGTCGAGGTCCCCACCGGCGGGCAGATCCTGCGCTTCACCTACCAGGCGCGCGACGCGCAGCGGGCGGTGCAGGGAGCCAACCTCGCCGCGCAGGCGTACCTCGACGTGCGGCGCACCATGTACGAGCAGCAGCGCGCCGAGATGCTGCGCTCCTACGACGCCAGCATCACCAAGGTCGCCGCCCAGCAGACCGCCGTGCAGAAGCGGGTCAGCAGCGCCAAGGGCACCGCCGCCGGTGACGCCGCGCTTGCCGAACTGTCCGGAATCAACAACCAGCTCACCCAGCTCAACTCCTCCCGTACCGAGATCGCCGCGGTCGACGTCAACCCCGGCTGGATCACGCAGACCGCCGAGCGGGCACTTGCCACCTCCGCCGGGCACCGGCCGCTCTACCTGGTCGCCGGCCTGCTCGGCGGCGCGCTGATCGGCGTCGTGCTGGCGTACGCCTGGGAGTCGACCGACCGGCGGGTCCGCTCGGTAAGCGACGGTCGGGACGCCACCGGCCTGCCGCTGCTCGGCACGGTGCGCCGGCCGGCGTTTCGGGGCAGCCCCCGGGCCGTCGACGCGGACATCCGCTACGTGGCGATGGCCGTCGCCGAGCGGGTCCGCCAACCGACCCGGGTCGCGCTTGTCACCGCCCGGGAGGACGCCACGGCACTCACCGCCGGGCTGGCCGTGGCGCTCGCCGCCGACGGCCGGGAGGTCTTCGTCGCCGACGACAGCGGCCGCTCCGAACGCCTGCGCGCCGCCGTCCTGGCCGACCGCGGGCGGCTGCCCATCGACCCGTCCCGGCCGCCGGTGCCCAAGCCCCGCCCGGCCGGCGCTCCGAGCCCCGCCGGCGCCACCGCGGAGGGCCCCGCCCCTCGGCGGCCCTCCCCCCACCCGCCCGGCGCCCGGCCGTCCACCGACCCGGACGCCACGCTGACGCTGCCCCGGGTGGCGTCCGCGCCTGAGAACGGCCGGCCGGCGTCGGCCGAAGAGGTGACAGTCGGGGTGGGCAGCGTCCGCTTCGGCACCTGGCGGCAGGGCGCCGACCACGGGCTGGTGCTGTTCAACGCCCCACCTGCGGAGTCCGACGAGCGTGGCGTGGCGGTGGCCCGGCAGGGCAGCGCGGTGGTGGTGGTCGAGCGGGACCGCACCCGGCAGAGCGACCTGCGGCGGCTCGTCGAGCGGCTGCGTGCCGCCGGGGTCACCCCGCTGGGCTTCGTGCTCACCCGCAACGGCCGGGCCTGA
- a CDS encoding O-antigen ligase family protein produces the protein MPLWPLALMFGLVPLWWALGAFYLGWPLLGALLLALLLTRGRVPLPPTSGIWLLFLAIVVVSATQLPSPASLLTFALRLAFYLTALVVAVYVYVAARERADLVAVLTPLCAFWFALVVLGWLGVLVPRLGMTTPMEVLLPSGVARTPFIRDMVHLRTAEYSERSLNPIYRPAAPFSYTNNYGSAYAMTLPCVVAYTMLRRRGLLRWALLASLPLSLAPAFLTLNRAMFLSLGAGLAVLGVRASLRGNVRVAASIVGVVVIGALATLFIPITDLISKRVDSSDTNTDRLSLYAEVIRRVQDSPWLGYGAPVNVDTVSAAAPIGTQGQLWMVLFSHGVPALVCFLAWFVAAAVICARATSAAGQWLAVVPVVCLVQVPFYGMANQNLSVAFFAVAFAMALAERERLTTMPRSRPPRPAGKAVPA, from the coding sequence CTGCCGCTCTGGCCGTTGGCGTTGATGTTCGGGCTGGTGCCGCTCTGGTGGGCGCTCGGGGCGTTCTACCTGGGCTGGCCGCTGCTCGGCGCGCTGCTGCTCGCGTTGTTGCTCACCCGGGGTCGGGTGCCGCTGCCACCGACGTCCGGCATCTGGCTGCTGTTCCTGGCCATCGTGGTCGTCAGCGCCACCCAGCTGCCGTCGCCGGCCTCGCTGCTGACGTTCGCCCTGCGGTTGGCCTTCTACCTGACCGCGCTTGTGGTCGCCGTCTACGTCTACGTCGCCGCCCGGGAACGCGCCGACCTGGTGGCGGTGCTCACCCCGCTCTGCGCGTTCTGGTTCGCGCTTGTCGTGCTGGGCTGGCTCGGGGTGCTGGTGCCCCGGCTGGGGATGACCACCCCGATGGAGGTGCTGCTGCCCAGCGGGGTGGCCCGTACCCCGTTCATCCGGGACATGGTGCACCTGAGGACCGCTGAGTACAGCGAGCGCTCGCTCAACCCGATCTACCGGCCGGCCGCGCCGTTCTCGTACACCAACAACTACGGCAGCGCGTACGCCATGACCCTGCCCTGCGTGGTGGCGTACACGATGCTGCGCCGTCGGGGGTTGCTCCGCTGGGCGCTGCTGGCGTCGTTGCCGCTGTCGCTGGCGCCGGCGTTCCTGACGCTGAATCGGGCGATGTTCCTCAGCCTGGGCGCCGGTCTCGCGGTGCTCGGGGTGCGGGCCAGCCTGCGCGGCAACGTCCGGGTCGCCGCGTCCATCGTCGGCGTGGTCGTCATCGGCGCGCTGGCCACCCTGTTCATCCCGATCACCGACCTGATCAGTAAGCGGGTCGATTCCAGCGACACCAACACGGACCGCCTGTCGCTCTACGCCGAGGTGATCCGCCGCGTGCAGGACTCGCCGTGGCTGGGCTACGGCGCGCCGGTGAACGTGGACACGGTCTCCGCTGCCGCGCCGATCGGCACCCAGGGGCAGTTGTGGATGGTGTTGTTCAGTCACGGCGTACCGGCGCTTGTGTGTTTCCTGGCCTGGTTCGTCGCCGCCGCGGTGATCTGCGCGCGGGCGACCTCGGCGGCCGGGCAGTGGCTGGCGGTGGTGCCTGTGGTCTGCCTCGTGCAGGTCCCGTTCTACGGCATGGCCAACCAGAACCTGTCTGTCGCGTTCTTCGCGGTCGCCTTCGCCATGGCGCTCGCCGAACGGGAACGGCTCACGACCATGCCGCGGTCGCGTCCGCCGCGCCCCGCCGGTAAGGCGGTGCCGGCATGA
- a CDS encoding sulfotransferase domain-containing protein: MASIRDRVKQLVPTQVTTRVRESLVDYGVRTSDRRPLPDFLIIGTKRGGTTSLWNYLIQHPLVPRLFPAWNTKSAHYFEEHWGRGEAWYRSHFPTERQREALAKRHGGPVRVGEAAPLYMFHPLAAQRVAALIPTVKLIVLLRDPVERAYSHWKERRTHGIEPLDFAAALAAEPERTAGERERLIAEPEAFSEAYDWYTYRARGRYLEHLEPWLERFDSAQILFLPSEDLYRDSRATYQRTLDFLGLPPYDLPNFRVYNDRRSAPLEPALRAELTDYYRPYNDALRERLGLDLDWADRAA; encoded by the coding sequence GTGGCGTCCATCCGTGACCGGGTCAAGCAGTTGGTGCCGACCCAGGTGACCACCCGGGTGCGTGAGTCCCTGGTCGACTACGGGGTACGCACCAGTGACCGGCGACCCCTGCCGGACTTCCTGATCATCGGCACCAAGCGGGGCGGCACCACCTCCCTGTGGAACTACCTCATCCAGCACCCCCTGGTGCCCCGGCTCTTTCCCGCGTGGAACACCAAGTCGGCGCACTACTTCGAGGAGCACTGGGGTCGCGGTGAGGCGTGGTACCGCTCGCACTTCCCGACCGAGCGGCAGCGCGAGGCCCTCGCGAAGCGGCACGGCGGGCCGGTCCGGGTCGGCGAGGCCGCCCCGCTCTACATGTTCCACCCGCTCGCCGCGCAGCGGGTCGCCGCGCTGATCCCGACCGTGAAGCTGATCGTGCTGCTGCGCGACCCGGTCGAGCGGGCGTACTCGCACTGGAAGGAGCGCCGCACCCACGGCATCGAGCCGCTTGACTTCGCCGCCGCGCTGGCCGCCGAGCCGGAGCGCACGGCGGGGGAGCGGGAGCGGCTCATCGCCGAGCCGGAGGCGTTCAGTGAGGCGTACGACTGGTACACGTACCGGGCCCGGGGGCGTTACCTGGAGCACCTGGAGCCGTGGCTTGAGCGCTTCGACTCCGCGCAGATCCTCTTCCTGCCCAGCGAGGACCTGTACCGCGACTCCCGGGCGACCTACCAGCGCACCCTCGACTTCCTCGGGCTGCCCCCGTACGACCTGCCGAACTTCAGGGTCTACAACGACAGGCGCTCCGCCCCTCTGGAGCCGGCCCTGCGCGCCGAGCTGACCGACTACTACCGCCCGTACAACGACGCGCTGCGCGAGCGGCTCGGGTTGGACCTCGACTGGGCGGACCGGGCGGCGTGA
- a CDS encoding peptidoglycan-binding domain-containing protein, producing MNKRILRVLIAIAAAFSMSLLAAAPARADSAAGSWSDNHELCASSSCVRAGNIVRLWQSIIWADDLSGTVGTSFIDGEYGSNTAAKTRTWQDVMNIGIDGSVGPQTWGKAYGAVNRNTGYDTSTQTGYFYYGYNRTFALRKQNSNGVWTFLNPRTGSWTGTSH from the coding sequence ATGAACAAACGGATTCTGCGCGTCCTCATCGCGATTGCCGCGGCCTTCAGCATGTCGCTGCTGGCGGCCGCGCCCGCGCGTGCGGACAGCGCGGCGGGCAGCTGGTCGGACAACCACGAGCTGTGCGCGTCCAGCTCGTGCGTCCGCGCCGGCAACATCGTGCGGCTCTGGCAGTCCATCATCTGGGCGGACGACCTGAGCGGCACCGTCGGCACCAGCTTCATCGACGGCGAGTACGGCTCCAACACCGCCGCCAAGACCAGGACCTGGCAGGACGTGATGAACATCGGCATCGACGGGTCGGTCGGGCCGCAGACCTGGGGCAAGGCGTACGGCGCGGTCAACCGCAACACCGGCTACGACACGAGCACCCAGACCGGGTACTTCTACTACGGGTACAACCGCACGTTCGCGCTGCGCAAGCAGAACAGCAACGGGGTGTGGACGTTCCTGAACCCGCGCACCGGCTCGTGGACCGGCACCAGCCACTGA
- the mltG gene encoding endolytic transglycosylase MltG, protein MIDDLDLGFDEPDRGEKGRHRRSFVRKRDGGSSSGGRGKTFLALLMALLLLGGIGGGAFYGFDRIQNYFVTPDYDGAGSGEITVEIKNGALLADMADALVAADVVKSQKAFIEAAEANSRSKNIQPGTYKLRKQMSGASAVTAMLDLKNKIVNGLTIPEGRTSMNIYKLLSDKTKIPVKDFQAAAKDPEALGVPDWWFKRDDGKKVVKSVEGFLYPDTYEIPPKATAESILKLMVDNFLSVTGEMKFADRVQKERKVSPYEALIVASLAQAEAGNKDDLGKVARVAYNRAYGEFDCNCLEMDVTVNYYLESIGKPTKSSKQMTASELDDPKNPYNRKLRGMIPTPINNPGKQALEGAMDTPVGKWLYFVAIDKQGHSAFADTYSEHQRNEARAREAGII, encoded by the coding sequence ATGATCGACGATCTGGACCTTGGGTTCGACGAGCCGGACCGGGGTGAGAAGGGCCGGCATCGGCGCAGCTTCGTCCGTAAGCGCGACGGCGGCTCCAGCTCCGGGGGTCGCGGCAAGACCTTCCTGGCGCTGCTGATGGCCCTGCTCCTGCTGGGCGGCATCGGTGGCGGCGCGTTCTACGGGTTCGACCGGATCCAGAACTACTTCGTCACCCCCGACTACGACGGCGCCGGGTCCGGCGAGATCACCGTCGAGATCAAGAACGGCGCGCTGCTCGCCGACATGGCCGACGCCCTGGTGGCCGCCGACGTGGTGAAGAGCCAGAAGGCGTTCATCGAGGCCGCCGAGGCCAACTCCCGCAGCAAGAACATCCAGCCGGGCACGTACAAGCTGCGTAAGCAGATGAGCGGCGCGAGCGCCGTGACGGCGATGCTCGACCTGAAGAACAAGATCGTCAACGGGCTGACCATCCCCGAGGGTCGGACCAGCATGAACATCTACAAGCTGCTCTCCGACAAGACCAAGATCCCGGTCAAGGACTTCCAGGCCGCCGCGAAGGACCCGGAGGCGCTCGGCGTCCCGGACTGGTGGTTCAAGCGCGACGACGGCAAGAAGGTCGTCAAGTCCGTCGAGGGCTTTCTCTACCCGGACACGTACGAGATCCCGCCGAAGGCCACCGCCGAGAGCATCCTCAAGCTGATGGTGGACAACTTCCTCTCGGTGACCGGCGAGATGAAGTTCGCCGACCGGGTGCAGAAGGAACGCAAGGTCAGTCCGTACGAGGCGCTGATCGTGGCGTCGCTCGCGCAGGCCGAGGCCGGTAACAAGGACGACCTCGGCAAGGTCGCCCGGGTGGCCTACAACCGGGCGTACGGCGAGTTCGACTGCAACTGCCTGGAGATGGACGTCACGGTCAACTACTACCTGGAGTCGATCGGCAAGCCGACGAAGTCGTCCAAGCAGATGACGGCGTCCGAGCTTGACGACCCGAAGAACCCGTACAACCGCAAGCTGCGCGGCATGATCCCCACCCCGATCAACAACCCGGGCAAGCAGGCGCTCGAAGGGGCGATGGACACGCCGGTGGGCAAGTGGCTCTACTTCGTGGCGATCGACAAGCAGGGCCACTCCGCCTTCGCCGATACGTATTCTGAACATCAGCGCAACGAGGCCAGGGCCCGCGAGGCCGGCATCATCTGA